TCGTCGTCACGCCCGCCCAGCGCCGCGTCGAGATGCTCGTCTTCACTCCTCAGTAGAAAGTTACTGACGCGGCAATCCCGCGCGAGCAACTAATGACCTTCAACTGACAACTGCCTTCACGCGTAACTCGAAACGCTATTCCTCGCCCCACGCTCTTTGCTGATCCCGCTTCGCGTACCCGGTCTGCCTCAGCCTCGGCCGGGTTAGTCGGCCATCTTCCATATTCTGCTGTCGATTCTTCATGAAGCTCCCGAAATAACGGGGTTATGAGCAACTACGTCCAGTATTCTGAAGTTGCCGAAAACCCGATTTTGGAGGAGCTAAGGCGATGGTGGTATCCACCGATTGCCCGCACTTAACGGTCACGGGACGAGTTGTCAACGCAACGACGGTTCTCTCTACTCGGTCCAAATTGTTTGATCCAGGTTCAGACGTGGATGCAGCTCTTTCCTTCCCTAAATCAACGAATGCTGTCTCAAACGCGAGATAGGAGGGATCATGAATAGTAGCTGGCTTGACAATCTGAATATGATCTTTCTCGATTGGCATAACTGAGCCTTCGCACAACGTGCTGGCGCTTGCAGAGTCGACAATCTTCACGCCGTACGTGTCTTTCTCTTCATAGGCGCAGCGGCTGATTATCCGAAACTTCGCCGCCCGCCAATCCCTCTGCAAAATGTCTACATATCGGTCTGCATCGCTCGGTAACATGTCACTCAGTTGAGGATTTGGGCTAAGAGCCATTGCCAATCTTGTGAGGTCAGAACCTGTGGTCGGAGTCGAGAAGAAATAGATAAGGGGAACTTGTGTCGCCAGCGGTTGATAACGTGTGAGCAGTTTTCGAGTGAGAAGACCACCCATACTGTGGCACAAGAAAATGACCTGCTTGTGCTTTGTGAATATCTCATCTGCAACGAGGTTTATGTTCATCTGCTCGACGAGCTCGTCAATGGTGCTAGTAGCGTCAAGATACGAAGCCCGATACGCATAGACGTAAACATCTGCGTTATTGAGGCAGGATCAGTCGCGACTAACTTTGGCCAGTATGCTTGGCTGTCTGAATTAGTCCAGGTCGATTTGGCATCCCCGAAGATTCCGTGGACAAAAACAATGACAGTATCGGCATTCGAACGCCGGATGTACTGTGATTCCACTTGTTCAGTGATCGGGTGATCCTTCGTGGTATGACAACCTGAGCAGAGCAACGAGAACAAAATAAAGCCAAAAATCGGAAGCTTTTTTTCCTGCATGACGTGAACCTTGGTCCTGAAAGCACGAGAGTCGCTCGAACGAGACATTGCTTTGAGCTTTCCCGAACTCCAGATGAAAGTGTGATTTCAAATTGCAATTTTACCATTTAGAATGAATTACTTACGCTATTCTCTGGAATTGTGTTGGCAGTCCGAGAGCTCCAAGTCATGCTCAGAGTATGGCGAAGGCCTTTGGTTATCTCAGAGTCAGCAGCCAGGGACAGGTGGAAGGTGACGGATTTCCGCGACAGCTAGAGGCAATCCAGAAGTATGCCGCCGCTCATGACATCAAACTGGCTATTTCGTACTGGAAGGCCGATTTCGAGCTCAATTTACAACGATATTCTGTACTGGACTCAGAGCTATTGGATACAGATGGAATTCTTCAGCGATACGGGAGACTGGCTTCACGGGAGGCAACTGTACGAGAAGCTGGTTATTCGGTAACTTGCCGACATAGACCGACCTGAATAGCTTGATGAGTGACTCGGCCTGTTCTCACCAGTTGTGTGAGTCGCAAACGATTACTGGGATTCTCACTCGGCCGAAATCCTGAACCGGCGCGAGATCACCTGAGGCCGGCGGCAGTAGTTTTCGTGATGGTGCCGTTGGCGTCGTCGTCCTTGAGAGCCCAGATGAATGCGCCGCCGAGGCCCCCAGGAACGCGCGCGCGGACGTAAACCGTTTTGACCCAGACCGTGACTGGGTCATCGTAGGACCAGAAGGTTTGCGTGTTGGGATCGTAGAGCGACACGGCGAGTCGGCGCTCATCGAAGTGAGTCGTGTAGCCGGTCAGGCCGGTCACCGTGAGATAGGTGATCAGGCCGGGCGTTTGCAGATAGTCGCTCGAAGGAAACGAAGCTGGACCGGTTGCGGTTTGATACAGGCCATCGTTAGTTTTAGGAACGCCAGTCCAACCGCGAGCATACGTGGGAATGCCGAGGACGAGCTTTTCTCCGGGGACGCCGGCCTCAAGATACGAGCGAACCGTGTATTCGATGTAGAAATTCTCGGAGGCATCGGGATCCTGCTTGTCGTCGAAGAGGGGAGAAGCGTGATTGGTAGAAGTCTCCCAGGTGCCGTGGTAGTCGTAACCCTGCAGGTTGAAGAAATCTAGCTGGCGCCCGACTTCGGCTAGCTGTAGGTTGGAGAAATTCTGCTGGCCAGCGGGTCCGAACATCGTCAGCAGATAATGCTTGTTGTTGGCCTTCCCCAGGGAGTCCAGTTGCTTGCGAAATTCCTTGAGCAGCAATGTTGCGTTTAACGTGTCAGTGGCGGTGGGAAATTCCCAATCAATATCGATGCCATCGAAGACTCCCGCTGCAGAAACTCCGGGCGCGAGATTACCCTTGACGAACAGATCGATACAGCTGGAGACAAAGGCCTGGCGGCCTTGAGCGGTACTCGCAGCGGCCGAAAAACCGGCGGCCCCAGAGAGCGAGATCTCCACTTTCAGATTTGGATGCAGTTGTTTGAGCTGTTGCAGCGCGGGAAATTCCCGTACAGCGGGCCTGCGTATGGCGCGCCGCTAACGCTTGGAAGATACGGATCCTGATAGTCGGCCCAGCTGTCCGCTATGGCGCAG
This Tunturibacter gelidoferens DNA region includes the following protein-coding sequences:
- a CDS encoding glycoside hydrolase family 18 protein, with the protein product MEISLSGAAGFSAAASTAQGRQAFVSSCIDLFVKGNLAPGVSAAGVFDGIDIDWEFPTATDTLNATLLLKEFRKQLDSLGKANNKHYLLTMFGPAGQQNFSNLQLAEVGRQLDFFNLQGYDYHGTWETSTNHASPLFDDKQDPDASENFYIEYTVRSYLEAGVPGEKLVLGIPTYARGWTGVPKTNDGLYQTATGPASFPSSDYLQTPGLITYLTVTGLTGYTTHFDERRLAVSLYDPNTQTFWSYDDPVTVWVKTVYVRARVPGGLGGAFIWALKDDDANGTITKTTAAGLR